The DNA region ttaaattaactaccctTTATACTAAAACTAAATCACTAGTTTCACTAGAATTCGTCTAAGTTAAGAAAACGAAGTAAGACAAAGTGTTAGCCAtacaaaacaaatcaaaatacACAACAATAAGGTAAAAGAGAgggaaagaaaatttaaatgGATCTGGCCCATTTTCCAGGCCCAACTACTACTGCTTATTTGTTCATGTCCTTTGGGCTAAGCCCGATAAATTCATATTCTTCTTTGCGGTTCATTTCTTGTTATTGGACTTGGCCCAGAatttgtttttcccttttttctttgctGTGAACAGAGGAGGGGTTGACACGGAGGAGATCAtgttgggcttttggcccaacacCAAAATGCGGAGAAGAcaagtccgagggactcgtatACGATAGCcatgcataaaaatgaaagaaaaggattagcaAGGGTTTAAGCATTTAAACCAAGGCATCAAATGTTTgagtaaacaaaataaaatacagACCAAATACACGTGCATACAAAAAGAAACATATGAAATACTTTATGAAAATCTCGGGCCCAAATCAATCACAACTAAACAGATTCAAAGCCCAGATGGGTCATCTCATCAAAACTCTACTGGATAGGTCCACATACCGAAAACTCAACACAGAGAGGGAAGCCCAACAACACGATGAAGAGAAAACAGCCCAAACTCGAAAATAAATTCAGCAATAGACCAATATTTATAGAATCACATGAatgatatacacatataccgagATATACCGACCTGCCTACTATACTTGTATATATAGAGCTGAATATACCTTGTATATCTGGGTatatccctttttgtactaaGCAGAAAGTCATACAAAAGAAGAGAACAACAAAGGTTAAATTACACTAAGACACTCATGGGCTTTATGCAGGAGGCAATGAAACTAGTAATATGCAGGACCATTATTCAATGATGTACATATCCTATTTCGACCTGAAACAGGGCATGTTTGAAGTACAACATGAGGCAATGAGGTTTTTAAACTAGGGATAAACTCAGAATATGaacatattttcaaacaaacatGCTAGCTTCATATTACATTTAACTCCATGTTTTGTACTCAGTTCAAACACATATATAGTCAAAGCAGGCACACCAGGTAATGAGGCAAGCATATAGAGACGTATGCAAAGTGTTTGACTAGTTTTATCACCAAAAGACTTCCTATGTCATCTCGAATCTCCACAGATCATTAATAAATACTGAAACTGAATCTGACATGCTTGAAATAGGGAGATTAAGCTAACACAAGTATGATGTAAAAACTGAGCTAAATTAGCATATAAACATAGTTAACTTAAACTAAACATCATGCTTGAGCTAATACAAATATGCTCATCCAGACTAAGCTAATTTACTAACAGATTAAGGTAAATCAAGTTGGATTAAACATGCTTAGCTTAAGCAGGCTTAATTAACTACTCAACTAAGCATGTTACTAATACATCTCCGTATGAGATACTCTTATGCCATACGTATGATTCATAGTCAgacttttaaaagaaataagcTAAATTAAGCGCACTTCCAGAATACCAACGCGCAATTCGCAAACACATCAAGGCCTAAAGATATGACCTTTCTACTACATAAATGCAATGTTGTCGGAATATAAGGAAGAACGAGATCGGATATTACATCGTAACCAGTTTATTATCATAAGAAGAAAGGCAAACCAACAGTATTTATTCATACTAATAACCATATAAACTTAAAATTCTCCAAAATGTAGTATGCACAAAATagatttttaagattttttgcAAATGTGATTTTAAAAGTAGAATAATCTTACTCGTAGGATTTTGATAAAATTCTAGGCATAATTCCATCTATGCCACAAACAGAATTATATATGGCATTCGTCGACGAGGAAAACAAAGACCATGACCATTTCTAATCAAAGGCAGAAGTATAGAAAATATTTATCGATATGATTTCTGATATTGAGAACACATGATTTCATTAACACGGACGACCACAAAAACAAGTTCAACCACAAAAAACAAGTTCAGACTTCATACTCTTAACAGCTGAAGAGAAATAAAATTAAGAGGAGAAAAAGGCTGACCTCTTGTGTGTACAGTGAACGGGGCCTTAAAGTCTTTTCAGATCTACCCTCGACGAACACGATTGAATCAAACAGAAATTAAGAGATAGTAAAAAACGCTCAAGTTTCTTTGGGGAATCGTAGAGACTATAATAGCCTAGATGATAAAATTTTCTTTCGGCTATGGACTTAAGGTCCTCTTATAGTAgacgaaaattagggttttgttCACTCatttttgggcgggatttgaaGTTGGATTTCGAGTTGAATTTTGAAAACGAATCCAAAATGATCCGTTGAATCTGAAAACCTCTGCTTTGTGTCCACAGCTTTTtagataaagaggaaaaaaaatgtcTTCATGTGTTCTTGTGTTGAAAGACTTGTATGTAAATAGAAGCGACAAACCGCCATAGTTGAAAGGGGACGAATCTTTTGCTAGAAGCGGGGAAGACGACGAGCAAGGGAGAGAgaggaaagagaaagaagagaaaaaggggaggcaggttttttttttttgttgcacgAAAAGAAGCGTCCGGGTCGACGCGGATAAATGAAGGACCGAACTTTGCTAAAATGGGAAGGAGAGAGAGTAGGgtagagagagaggagagagacgAGCGGAGGAAGAGAGGAGAGAAGGTAGCAATGCGGCTGAAGAATTTAAAGAGAAAGAGATTAGGGTAAAAAAAGTAATGGGCTGGCCGGGTCGGGTAAGGAAATTGTGGGCTGGATCGGTATTGACCCGAAAATAGGCTTCAAATGCTGGTCCGAAAATTGTGGCCTTTTTCTTCAACCTTAATTCTTTCTTGGGTTTATAATTTAACAACTAGTACCGTATATACTATATGAAGACaattaataattagtatgtaCAACATAAAGATTCaacaagtataattaatttacgAGTgacaaatcctaaaatgaaataATGGAGTTGACCCATTTAAAAATTTGTGATGAAATAACATAAAGTCAATGTTGAtagaaaatagtaaatgaaagTAATTATGTCTAATTCTTTTGTGCACTTTTTGAATAGtagcgaaaataaaatatttagattagaTGGTAAACTTTTTGATTTGAGAGAGAATATTTCTTCTCAGGTTGACTTAATCAACAACACCTGAAATAATGGAGTTGACACGCAAAAAAAGAAGTGGGTAAGTTTGGAAAAACATGCAAatcacttttaaattttttccatttACTACATACTTTGAATTCCAGTTTTATGTCTAATTCTTTTGCAGCACTTTTGAAGAGTGTAATTGGTTGATGGGTCTGTTATTAGATGGTAAACTTTTTGATTTGAGAGAGAATATTTCTTCTCAGGTTGACTTAATCAACAGCACCTGAAATAATGGAGTTGACACGCAAAAAAAGAAGTGGGTAAGTTTGGAAAAACATGCAAatcacttttaaattttttccgtTTACTACATACTTTGAATTCCAGTTTTATGTCTAATTCTTTTGCAGCACTTTTGAAGAGTGTAATTGGCAAGTGGTGCTCGAATTGTGGAAAGATGAATTCCATTAGCCTTGTTGCAGAATTTATTCTAGAAGTTTAGCGAATTAATTCAGATGATGAGGAGAGAGTTTGACGTAGTTTCATGTTGAAATTACTTTAGCTTTTATTAGTtagaatttgttttatttgaGATAGAACAACCAGTCATTTGATTTGATAGCGTATAACTTGGAAGGAGACTTCTGCTATGTCCTTTGAAATACAATCTAAAGATTATTATTTCGTATTTGTTACATTGTGTATAAAGGTTGATATTTATGATtgtttaatataaatatttgtgtTATGATGAAAATTGAACAGTGAATTATTATTAATACTCCAGAATATTCGGTACCGATATTAATCTAAATgtcgaaaattttaaaaatagcaAAGCGACATTTATCAAAGATTGTAAATAAATTTCGTAAATTTTTTTATTGACATTTAACAAAATGTCAAAAATAAGAATGCAACATTTAATAAAGGTTGTAAATAAATGTCGCGAATGTTTTACCAACATTAGTTTAAATGTCGGAGATTTTAAGTGATTTCAAAAATGTCGTAAATTTCTTACCGACATTTGCCTAAATGTCGGAAAATTCCCGACACTGAAATATACGACATTTGACACAAATGTAAATTAAATGTCGGGAAACGAATTTGTGACATTTAAGTAGTGTAATATGACATTTATATAATGTCGTCGTATCCTAACTTTCTTGTAGTGTAAATTGCTGCTGCATTCATTATTCATCCCTACTCTTTCAAATCTTTTACCACCCCGGCCCTGTCAACCAAAATTACTTACAAGGGTAGTTGGGGagctagcttgaaaattctaatCTTTTTCAATTATCATTCTTTATGGTAAGATATGCAAAGCTTATTAGTTATGTTCTCCGGTATGAGCTGTGTAAACACAAAGATGAATGGTGTCTTattctcattaaaaaaaaaaaaagtgttcgCATATCGATGGATGTGTAAGATTCTCAGTATTGAATTCATTGTactaaaattatgattttagaTATAATATTTGTtgtgattatatatattttgtgtcgAAAATTATGATTTCAGATGAACCCATAGCTGAAAGGCTACATCCGCCCCTAGCTGCAAGCATCAATGTGCTCTTCTTGATCAAACTTGGTTAATAATTCTTCATCTTGATTTTAAACATCGCTATGTGATTCTTCTGTTATTAACATTTTAATAATCAAAGTgatattttgtttgtggaccAACATAATATGCCGAAGACGGACAGTCAACGTCAAGCCACACTTCataggaaaataagaaaaaacgACTTTTTTGGGGTTGACTTTCAGAAGACTTGTAAAGTCTACAAGTCTTCTTCCTCTGGAAAATTTACAGCCCCTTATTCACGCATTGCTTTTCTCTCGTACCTTGCTTAGCAACCTTTTATCCCTATTTATAGCTGAACCCTTCAGTCCTTATTTTTATACTTACTACAAACATCAGTACTCAGTTGTATCCATGGAGAAAGCCagctcttttcttctttcttttgtcttgcAATTACTCTGCTTCTTAGTGGCATGCATTGCCACAAACATAAGCACTGATCAATCTGCTCTTCTTGCCTTCAAAGGCAGAGTTACTCTAAACTCTTCTCATCCCTTATCCCTAAATTGGTCTTCTCAAGTTTCCATATGTGATTGGATTGGAGTCACTTGCGGCTCTCGCCACCAAAGGGTAACTGTACTAAATGTATCCAACATGGACATTTATGGGTCCATTCCACCACAGTTAGGAAACCTCTCGTTTCTTGTTTCTCTCGATGTTAGCAGAAATTATTTACATGGAGACCTTCCTCAAGGTTTGTCTCGTTTACGTCGATTGAAGGTGATGAATCTCGGGTACAATAATTTCAGTGAAGAGATTCCAATGTGGTTTGGTTTTTGTTCTGAGCTTCAAATGTTAATTCTTGATAACAACGGTTTCTCGGGTGTACCCCCTGCTTCTATTTCTAACCTATCCAAGTTAGAAACTCTCAGTATTAAAAACAATCAACTTCGAGGCAGTATTCCCAAAGATATTGGCAACCTTCAGAGTCTAAAGGAGTTGTTTTTAGTCATTAACCACCTTACTGgttcaattccaattaccattTTCAACATTTCCTCGTTGGAAATTTTAGCTCTCACATTAAATGAATTATCAGGGAGTCTCCCTGTAGATATATGCCGCCGTCTTCAAAGAATCAAGAGCatttcaataatttccaacCATTTGATTGGTCACATTCCAGCTGGTTTGTCTAATTGCACGGAATTGTATGACTTGTCAATGTCATACAATAACTTCGATGGGACCATTCCACCAGAAATTGTGAACTTGGAGAGGCTTGAAAGATTAAACCTTGGCGGAAACAACTTGCAAGGTACATACTTTTCTCATTCTGCCTTTAGCCTGCTTTGCGTTAGTATTCATAATCATGTGTTCTATAttctataaataaaattattgatttTAATTCAATAAA from Lycium ferocissimum isolate CSIRO_LF1 chromosome 2, AGI_CSIRO_Lferr_CH_V1, whole genome shotgun sequence includes:
- the LOC132043977 gene encoding receptor kinase-like protein Xa21 encodes the protein MEKASSFLLSFVLQLLCFLVACIATNISTDQSALLAFKGRVTLNSSHPLSLNWSSQVSICDWIGVTCGSRHQRVTVLNVSNMDIYGSIPPQLGNLSFLVSLDVSRNYLHGDLPQGLSRLRRLKVMNLGYNNFSEEIPMWFGFCSELQMLILDNNGFSGVPPASISNLSKLETLSIKNNQLRGSIPKDIGNLQSLKELFLVINHLTGSIPITIFNISSLEILALTLNELSGSLPVDICRRLQRIKSISIISNHLIGHIPAGLSNCTELYDLSMSYNNFDGTIPPEIVNLERLERLNLGGNNLQGSLPSAPDYCLTNLQFLNLGANNIGGVIPSSISNSSNLKELYLHENNLSGQIPTRWGI